Proteins encoded within one genomic window of Halodesulfovibrio sp.:
- a CDS encoding tetratricopeptide repeat protein encodes MMRHIFYSLLVASVLLSGCAAKNAKNTQTSAPVAGSEAAIAASLHKEGNLSEALEHYAKAIEEKETPQLRNGAGAALLEGGNPQDALQEFNRALVFYPASPELLTNKGTAEILLGNDDSAEESFDKALSYAPNNPAALNGKALILLRKKEYESALILLIKAAKEAPEDKAIIFNKALSFEATGLLEDADKTLTKVLENDPEDAEARNARGIVRMKRKKYELARDDFTFAIALSPTTGIFYYNKAILEQRLMEYEKAVTNYTRSIAYDPDNPAAYVNRGESYFLLGKKEKGCKDLEKACDAGLCEKLESYHTARLCMD; translated from the coding sequence GCGTCACATCTTTTATTCATTGCTGGTTGCCAGTGTTCTGCTTAGCGGTTGTGCGGCTAAGAACGCTAAGAACACCCAAACCTCAGCGCCAGTAGCAGGAAGTGAGGCGGCTATTGCTGCCAGCCTTCATAAAGAAGGTAACTTATCAGAAGCATTAGAGCACTATGCAAAAGCAATTGAAGAAAAAGAAACTCCGCAATTGCGTAACGGCGCAGGTGCTGCTTTGCTGGAAGGCGGAAATCCTCAGGATGCCCTTCAAGAATTTAACAGGGCACTGGTATTCTACCCTGCTTCTCCAGAGTTACTTACCAACAAAGGTACTGCTGAAATTTTACTCGGTAATGACGATTCTGCCGAAGAGTCATTCGATAAAGCATTAAGCTACGCCCCGAACAACCCTGCTGCGTTGAACGGCAAGGCTCTTATTCTGCTCCGCAAAAAAGAGTATGAATCAGCGCTTATTCTTCTCATTAAAGCAGCAAAAGAAGCGCCAGAAGACAAAGCGATCATTTTTAACAAAGCACTTTCCTTCGAAGCAACTGGCTTGCTTGAAGATGCAGATAAAACTCTGACAAAAGTTCTGGAAAATGATCCTGAGGATGCAGAGGCACGCAACGCACGCGGTATTGTTCGCATGAAACGCAAAAAATACGAACTTGCTCGCGATGACTTTACGTTTGCCATTGCTCTTTCTCCAACCACTGGCATTTTCTACTACAACAAAGCGATTCTGGAACAACGTTTGATGGAATACGAAAAAGCTGTAACAAACTACACTCGCTCCATTGCATACGATCCAGATAACCCAGCAGCATACGTAAACCGAGGAGAAAGCTACTTCCTTCTCGGCAAAAAAGAAAAAGGCTGCAAAGATTTAGAAAAAGCCTGTGATGCAGGACTTTGCGAAAAGTTAGAAAGCTACCATACTGCTCGTCTCTGCATGGATTAA